In the genome of Chloroflexota bacterium, the window CAGGGCGTAGACCGCCTGGAAGTCGGAGAAGGTCCAGATGATGGACAGCACCAGGGTGATGGTGAGAATCGGGAGGATCAAGGGGAACGTCACGAAGCGGAACCGCTGCCAGCGGCCGGCCCCGTCGATGGCACTCGCCTCGTACAACTCGGCGGGAATGGTCTGAAGACCCGCCAGCAGCGTGATGCCGAAGAACGGGATGGCGCGCCAGGCGTTGATCAGCGCCACGCAGAAGAGCGCCAGATCGGGGTTCGTGAGCCAGGGCAGGCCGGTCCGCATCAGGCCACTGTTGACCAGGATCCAGTTGATGACGCTGAAGTTCGGGGTGAACATCCACTGCCAGGCCATGCCCGAGAGGACCGTCGGCACGATCCACGGCAGCAGGATGGCCGCTCGCACCAGCTTGCGGCCGGGGAACTGCTCGTTGATCAGCAGCGCCACGCCGAAGCCGATGACCACCTTCATCACGGTGGCAGCCGCCGTGAAAACGATCGTGTTTCGGAGCGTCTGGCGGTAGAGGTTGCTGTCCCAAAGGCCCACGATGGTTTGCAGGCCGACGAACTTGCCGTCCGCGCCGATGGTCTTGTCCATGAAGCTGAGCTGGACGGCATACAGCAGCGGGTACGCGACCAGCCCGACCAGGATGATGATGACCGGAGCGACCAGCACGTAGCCGAGGGTCGATTCTCGGTCGAGCGCGGCGGACAGGGCCGCCAGCGGACCGCCGGATGCGGAGTTCGCAACGACGCTCCCGCCGCCAGCAGGCCCGCCAAGGTTGGCGCGGACCGACTGCATGGGATCCTC includes:
- a CDS encoding sugar ABC transporter permease gives rise to the protein MQSVRANLGGPAGGGSVVANSASGGPLAALSAALDRESTLGYVLVAPVIIILVGLVAYPLLYAVQLSFMDKTIGADGKFVGLQTIVGLWDSNLYRQTLRNTIVFTAAATVMKVVIGFGVALLINEQFPGRKLVRAAILLPWIVPTVLSGMAWQWMFTPNFSVINWILVNSGLMRTGLPWLTNPDLALFCVALINAWRAIPFFGITLLAGLQTIPAELYEASAIDGAGRWQRFRFVTFPLILPILTITLVLSIIWTFSDFQAVYALTRGGPVNSTHVLATLSFQVGMQGGKISEGVAISLTMLPLLLLLVVFQLRQLRRSGGA